A single region of the Silene latifolia isolate original U9 population chromosome 8, ASM4854445v1, whole genome shotgun sequence genome encodes:
- the LOC141595279 gene encoding uncharacterized protein LOC141595279 — protein sequence MRKTRAESQQKLVNSITQSENGAQEREPLWEDLRSYSTQMAGPWIVCGDFNSILNVGERIGGAVVTRAEMASMRDIVEYNQLQELKLNRAYYTWNNKHEASSKVYSKLDRNGPRQKRNVKKESIDLIKARDMYLAHKAKETWVKEGDSNTTFFHSTITRRRTRNRVFQIKDQHINLCCTPETVKLAFEQYYIELLGTSKQVKPIHCGVVSTCNCLSSEHKIILSATVTDEEIKQAMFSIDGTESPGPDGYGSQFLKDA from the exons ATGAGGAAGACTAGAGCTGAAAGTCAACAGAAATTGGTGAATTCCATAACCCAGTCTGAGAATGG AGCTCAAGAAAGGGAGCCTTTGTGGGAGGACCTAAGGAGTTATTCTACTCAGATGGCAGGGCCATGGATTGTTTGTGGTGATTTCAACAGTATTCTAAATGTTGGTGAAAGAATTGGAGGTGCTGTAGTGACTAGAGCTGAAATGGCTTCTATGAGAGATATTGTGGAGTACAATCAACTCCAGGAATTAAAATTAAATAGAGCATATTATACTTGGAACAACAAGCATGAGGCTAGTTCCAAAGTATATAGCAAACTTGACAGG AATGGTCCCAGGCAGAAAAGGAATGTTAAAAAAGAATCGATTGATTTGATTAAAGCTAGGGATATGTACCTAGCACATAAAGCTAAAGAAACCTGGGTTAAAGAAGGAGATTCAAATACTACCTTCTTTCACTCCACTATTACAAGAAGGAGAACAAGAAATAGAGTTTTTCAGATAAAAGACCAGCACATTAATCTTTGTTGTACACCTGAAACTGTGAAGCTAGCCTTTGAACAATACTATATTGAGTTGTTGGGCACTTCTAAACAAGTAAAACCTATCCACTGTGGTGTTGTTAGTACTTGTAATTGTCTCTCTTCTGAGCATAAGATAATACTGTCTGCCACTGTCACTGATGAGGAGATTAAACAAGCCATGTTCTCTATTGATGGCACCGAATCACCTGGCCCAGATGGTTATGGTAGCCAATTCCTTAAAGATGCCTAG